Proteins found in one Arthrobacter sp. U41 genomic segment:
- a CDS encoding TniB family NTP-binding protein, whose protein sequence is MPDYEAPELSHLHPSVRDTARLPANERVELIRADRWIGYPRAVEAVARLETLLCWPVKQRMPNLLLIGPTNNGKSMIVEKFRRGHLPVTEADRENIPVLCVQMPSEPSVLRFYIALLAALGAPLQPRRRLADVEQISLKLLRTTGVRMLVIDELHNILAGQGNSRREFLNLLRFLGNELRIPIIGVGTREAYLAVRSDDQLENRFEPIVLPLWNMGEDTLSLLASFAAALPLHRPSDIATPDMAQYLLTRSEGTIGELTRLLTTAAIAAVESGEERINRRTLVMADYAGPTERRRLFERELR, encoded by the coding sequence ATGCCCGACTACGAGGCACCCGAGTTGTCCCACCTGCACCCGAGTGTGCGGGACACGGCCCGATTGCCTGCGAACGAACGGGTTGAACTGATCCGGGCCGACCGGTGGATCGGCTACCCGCGCGCGGTGGAGGCCGTGGCCCGCCTGGAGACCCTGCTGTGCTGGCCAGTCAAACAACGAATGCCGAACCTGTTGCTGATCGGGCCGACGAACAACGGCAAGTCGATGATCGTGGAAAAGTTTCGCCGGGGGCACCTACCTGTGACCGAGGCAGACCGGGAAAACATTCCAGTGTTGTGCGTGCAGATGCCGTCCGAGCCCTCCGTGTTGCGCTTCTACATCGCGCTCCTGGCGGCGCTTGGAGCACCTCTTCAACCACGCCGGCGTCTGGCCGACGTTGAGCAGATCTCGCTGAAGCTGCTGCGCACAACGGGAGTGCGCATGCTCGTCATCGACGAGCTGCACAACATCCTCGCCGGGCAGGGCAACAGCCGCCGGGAGTTCCTCAATCTCCTGCGATTCCTGGGCAACGAGCTACGCATCCCGATCATCGGCGTCGGAACACGGGAGGCGTATCTTGCGGTCAGATCCGATGATCAATTGGAGAACCGGTTCGAACCCATCGTCCTTCCCCTGTGGAACATGGGTGAGGACACCCTGTCGTTGTTGGCCAGCTTCGCCGCCGCCCTGCCGCTGCACCGCCCCTCGGACATCGCTACCCCCGATATGGCGCAGTATCTGCTAACCCGAAGCGAGGGAACCATTGGCGAACTCACCCGGCTCTTGACGACCGCGGCGATCGCCGCCGTAGAAAGCGGTGAAGAACGCATCAATCGCCGCACCCTGGTCATGGCCGACTACGCCGGACCCACCGAACGGCGGCGCTTGTTCGAACGCGAACTCAGATGA
- a CDS encoding putative bifunctional diguanylate cyclase/phosphodiesterase: MDEDDCLASVLAAAREATADIALITDSTQAIVYVSASFTAMTGYEQAELMGRNCRVLQGPGTDSTTRRLMREVLASGEVFEGEILNYRKNGSAFWTALKIIPMRVGAETAITHFVSIQRDISNQVALLKQLQTQALHDSVTGLPNRTAAERVVEEVVKRSLHREVAVAVGLIDLDDFRLVNNTLGHAAGDEVLRQWADRMLSCLREGDVLARMGGDEFILVLKNITRSTANEDLPGILHRVHEAVKEPFAVDGGQVRIGMSLGIALVPEDGTDSRSILRSADEALYVAKERRNDRRTWWETTEHAGTHSQDSDNSGSANGSSGTGEKASPEDYRGALKSGNILVHLQPVVDLRDGGVHLFEALARLKLPGGRVAYPDGFLPHFGPDDLRVLFTGVLDRALGILAAWDQEGIRHDVSVNLPPAVLLDGSTPALVQEMLSAHNIEPGRLGLELLESEDISLEEQRTTLRELVDLGVGLAMDDLGSGYSSLQRLSTFPFSAIKLDRGLLLHVKDRPVETLSVMATLIQLGRDLGMNVVIEGLENESLTEAATVLGAPLGQGYYLAKPMPPQDCLRWSDSFTLQSHLSPIQTPLGALAYHWQFARLAAPHPLELDRCPLTHFIHDANASAEVNPWHAQQHEIPGIHPDSNQFLIDWLTRQIREHSPQESSEHVPSLPT; this comes from the coding sequence GTGGACGAGGATGATTGCCTCGCCTCAGTCCTCGCGGCTGCCCGGGAGGCGACCGCTGATATTGCGCTGATAACCGACTCAACGCAGGCAATTGTGTATGTTTCTGCTTCTTTTACCGCCATGACCGGGTATGAGCAGGCTGAGTTGATGGGCCGGAACTGTCGTGTTTTGCAGGGACCGGGCACCGATTCCACCACGAGACGCCTCATGCGGGAAGTCCTCGCGTCGGGGGAAGTCTTCGAAGGAGAAATCCTCAATTACCGCAAGAACGGTTCCGCGTTCTGGACAGCGTTGAAGATCATCCCGATGCGGGTGGGCGCCGAAACGGCGATCACCCACTTTGTGAGTATCCAACGCGATATCAGCAACCAGGTGGCCTTGCTGAAGCAGCTGCAGACCCAGGCACTTCACGACTCCGTGACAGGGCTGCCGAACCGGACGGCGGCCGAACGGGTCGTGGAGGAAGTTGTGAAACGGTCCCTTCACCGGGAAGTGGCTGTGGCGGTTGGCCTGATTGATCTGGATGATTTCCGTCTCGTCAACAACACGCTGGGTCATGCTGCGGGCGATGAGGTGTTGCGGCAGTGGGCGGACCGTATGCTCTCATGTCTGCGGGAAGGCGATGTGCTGGCCCGGATGGGCGGGGATGAATTCATCCTGGTCCTCAAAAACATCACCCGTAGCACCGCAAACGAGGACCTGCCCGGAATACTCCACCGGGTCCATGAGGCAGTTAAGGAACCCTTCGCTGTTGACGGCGGGCAGGTCCGCATCGGAATGAGCTTGGGGATCGCACTGGTTCCCGAGGACGGCACCGACAGCCGGTCCATTCTTCGCAGCGCCGATGAGGCGCTCTATGTAGCCAAGGAACGCCGAAACGATCGGAGGACCTGGTGGGAGACCACGGAACACGCCGGCACCCACTCACAAGACAGCGACAACAGTGGTAGCGCCAATGGCAGCTCCGGCACGGGAGAAAAAGCAAGTCCGGAGGACTATCGAGGCGCTCTAAAGAGTGGAAACATCCTTGTTCACCTCCAGCCCGTGGTGGATCTCCGCGATGGGGGCGTGCACCTGTTCGAGGCTCTGGCGCGCCTGAAGCTACCCGGAGGACGCGTCGCGTACCCCGATGGATTCCTGCCTCACTTCGGACCTGACGATCTGCGCGTTTTGTTCACCGGCGTCCTCGATCGGGCGTTGGGAATCCTCGCAGCATGGGACCAGGAGGGTATCCGTCACGACGTGTCGGTGAACCTGCCACCAGCAGTTCTGCTCGACGGGTCGACACCGGCGCTCGTCCAGGAAATGCTCTCGGCACATAACATCGAGCCGGGGCGTTTGGGATTGGAACTGCTGGAATCGGAGGACATAAGCCTCGAGGAGCAGCGCACTACCTTGCGGGAGCTCGTCGACTTGGGAGTAGGCCTTGCCATGGATGATCTCGGATCCGGCTACAGCAGCCTGCAAAGACTCTCAACATTCCCGTTCAGCGCCATCAAACTCGACCGCGGACTACTCCTCCACGTCAAGGACAGGCCCGTGGAAACGCTCAGCGTCATGGCAACCCTCATCCAATTAGGCCGGGACCTGGGCATGAATGTCGTTATCGAAGGACTGGAGAACGAAAGCCTGACCGAAGCCGCTACCGTCCTCGGTGCACCGCTGGGCCAGGGCTATTACCTTGCCAAACCAATGCCACCACAAGACTGCCTTCGGTGGTCTGATTCCTTCACCCTCCAATCACACCTATCCCCGATACAGACACCGCTCGGCGCTCTGGCCTATCACTGGCAGTTCGCCCGACTAGCCGCGCCGCACCCGCTGGAACTCGACCGCTGCCCCCTCACCCACTTCATCCATGACGCCAACGCCTCCGCCGAGGTGAATCCATGGCACGCACAACAACACGAGATACCGGGGATACACCCCGACTCCAACCAATTCCTCATCGACTGGCTCACCCGGCAGATCCGCGAACACAGCCCACAAGAATCCTCTGAGCATGTTCCGTCCCTGCCCACTTAA
- a CDS encoding DDE-type integrase/transposase/recombinase gives MDAESTHIREPGTLTMPDALWDRTKSISAVITPLAAHAVVGRAAVDAAALALGISRRQVYVLIKRHRDGSGLLTDLAPGRSSGGKGTARLLDEVEDLVREIVRKQFLTRQKRTLAAVYRDIAAACRARQLPVPARNTVERRIRALNPVEVGRRRGGPNAVRPLQSAGDEVPAISTILEQVQIDHTVIDVIVVDERERQPIGRPYLTVAIDVYSRCIVGMVVTLEAPSAVSVGLCLAHAGTDKRPWLESLGIEAQWPMSGKPRQLHLDNASEFKSEALRRGCEQHGIQLAYRPPGRPHYGGIVERVIGTAMQQIHELPGTTFSNPVERGRYDSDRKAALTLRELEKWMTLAVTSYHGTIHSTLGQTPTGRWAEGVAATGLPAVASSPTAFLVDFLPVVRRTLTRTGFVIDHVHYFSNVLKPWISRRDTLGPFLIRRDPRDISRIWVLEPEGVHYVEVPYRTMANPAVSLWEHRHALARLHERGIAQVDEAALFRTIEQMREIATTASKTTKRMRRDAERRNAATTRRGGIPAPLFPPEAPADQAQDTVSDAARVPRFDQIEQW, from the coding sequence GTGGATGCAGAATCTACACACATTCGTGAGCCGGGCACGTTGACCATGCCAGATGCTCTGTGGGACCGGACGAAGTCAATTTCGGCGGTGATCACGCCCTTGGCAGCGCACGCGGTCGTCGGCAGGGCGGCAGTTGATGCGGCCGCCCTGGCGTTGGGCATATCGCGACGCCAGGTTTACGTGCTGATCAAACGCCATCGCGACGGGTCTGGGTTACTGACGGATTTGGCCCCGGGCCGCTCCTCCGGAGGGAAAGGAACCGCGCGTCTGTTGGACGAAGTCGAAGACCTCGTCCGCGAGATCGTGCGGAAGCAGTTCCTGACCCGGCAGAAACGGACCTTGGCGGCGGTGTATCGCGACATCGCTGCAGCGTGCCGCGCACGACAGCTCCCTGTCCCGGCCCGAAACACGGTCGAGCGGCGAATCCGGGCGCTGAATCCAGTTGAGGTAGGCCGGCGCAGGGGTGGCCCCAATGCGGTGCGGCCGTTGCAGTCTGCCGGCGACGAGGTGCCGGCGATCAGCACAATTTTGGAACAGGTGCAGATCGATCACACGGTCATCGATGTCATCGTCGTGGACGAGCGGGAGCGCCAACCGATCGGCCGCCCGTATCTGACTGTCGCGATCGATGTCTACAGCCGATGCATTGTTGGCATGGTCGTCACCCTGGAGGCGCCCTCGGCAGTGTCGGTCGGGCTGTGCCTGGCGCATGCCGGCACTGACAAAAGGCCATGGCTTGAAAGTTTGGGTATTGAGGCGCAGTGGCCCATGAGCGGGAAGCCGAGACAGCTGCACCTGGATAACGCCAGCGAATTCAAGAGCGAGGCGCTCCGGCGAGGATGCGAGCAACACGGTATCCAGCTGGCCTACCGCCCGCCGGGCCGGCCTCACTATGGCGGGATCGTGGAACGGGTGATCGGCACCGCAATGCAGCAAATCCACGAACTCCCCGGAACCACCTTTTCCAATCCCGTCGAACGGGGCCGGTATGACTCGGACCGGAAAGCGGCGCTGACCCTGCGCGAGCTGGAGAAATGGATGACCCTGGCCGTTACCAGCTACCACGGCACCATCCACAGCACCTTGGGGCAGACGCCCACCGGTCGGTGGGCAGAAGGAGTGGCGGCCACGGGGCTGCCGGCGGTTGCCTCGAGCCCGACAGCGTTCCTGGTCGACTTCCTTCCCGTCGTGCGGCGTACCCTGACGCGGACGGGATTTGTCATCGACCACGTCCACTATTTCTCGAACGTGCTGAAACCGTGGATCAGCCGACGCGACACGCTTGGGCCGTTCTTGATCCGTCGGGACCCCCGGGACATCAGCAGGATTTGGGTGTTGGAACCAGAGGGGGTTCATTATGTGGAGGTTCCTTACCGGACAATGGCGAACCCGGCTGTGAGCCTGTGGGAGCACAGACACGCCTTGGCGCGGCTACACGAGCGCGGCATAGCGCAAGTGGATGAGGCGGCATTGTTCCGCACGATCGAGCAGATGAGAGAGATCGCGACTACTGCGTCGAAAACAACCAAGCGCATGCGACGCGACGCCGAGCGCCGCAATGCAGCGACGACGCGGCGCGGCGGGATACCAGCCCCTTTATTCCCGCCGGAAGCCCCTGCTGATCAGGCACAGGACACGGTGTCGGATGCGGCCCGGGTGCCGCGATTCGATCAGATCGAGCAGTGGTGA
- a CDS encoding IS1380 family transposase: MQVSHKRASVSVSFDEPNLVSVAGLLPVMTLARDAGLQELADEWLSVPTDKGANAGLKVAALVAGMVAGADSIDDMALLRHGGMKRLFTAGYAPSTLGSFLRSFTFGHVRQLDAVASRFLANLGTLAPLLGSPGAADFVFVDVDDTIIEVHGYAKQGSGYGYSGVRGLNALLATVSAKDNAPVILAQRLRKGAANSARGAKRLITDALSTLRRVQTGRRVLCRFDSAYYGHAAVSAALAGGAEVSVTVRMDPAVKRAITGIPEAAWKTIEYTDAVFDETTNIWVSKAEVAETVFTAFSSRKKDEQITGRLVVRRIPELNPKTADGQETLFETHRHHAFFTTVDAAVLDTVGADKTHRKHAIIEQVNADLKDSALAHMPSGVFAANSAWLVAAVMAYNLTRAAGLLAAGHFGKARTGTIRRKLIHVPARIATSARRIRLHLPESWPWQTPWQALFDHLYPPQQPA; encoded by the coding sequence ATGCAAGTTTCCCATAAGCGCGCCTCCGTGTCAGTTTCCTTTGACGAGCCGAATCTCGTGTCGGTGGCCGGGTTGCTGCCGGTGATGACCTTGGCCCGGGACGCCGGGCTGCAGGAACTGGCCGATGAGTGGCTGTCGGTGCCGACGGACAAGGGCGCCAACGCCGGGCTGAAAGTCGCCGCGCTGGTGGCCGGGATGGTCGCCGGCGCGGACAGCATCGATGACATGGCCCTGCTGCGCCACGGCGGGATGAAGCGGCTCTTCACCGCCGGTTATGCACCCTCGACCCTGGGCTCGTTCCTGCGGTCCTTCACGTTTGGGCACGTGCGGCAGTTGGATGCTGTCGCCTCCCGTTTCCTGGCCAACCTGGGGACTCTGGCGCCGCTGCTCGGGAGCCCAGGGGCGGCGGACTTCGTCTTCGTCGATGTTGACGACACGATCATCGAGGTCCACGGCTATGCCAAGCAGGGCTCCGGCTACGGGTATTCCGGGGTCCGCGGCCTGAACGCCCTGCTGGCCACGGTCTCCGCGAAGGACAATGCCCCGGTCATCCTGGCCCAGCGGCTGCGCAAAGGGGCGGCGAACTCGGCCCGCGGAGCCAAACGCCTGATCACCGACGCCCTGTCCACGCTCAGGCGTGTCCAGACCGGCAGGCGGGTGCTCTGCCGGTTCGATTCGGCCTACTATGGCCATGCCGCGGTTTCCGCGGCCCTGGCCGGCGGGGCGGAAGTCTCCGTGACGGTGCGTATGGACCCGGCCGTCAAACGCGCCATCACCGGGATCCCTGAAGCGGCGTGGAAAACCATCGAATACACCGACGCGGTCTTCGATGAGACCACCAACATCTGGGTCTCGAAGGCCGAGGTCGCCGAAACCGTGTTCACCGCGTTCAGCTCCCGCAAAAAGGACGAGCAGATCACCGGCCGCCTCGTCGTGCGCCGCATCCCGGAACTGAACCCGAAAACCGCCGACGGACAGGAAACCCTCTTCGAGACCCACCGGCACCACGCGTTCTTCACCACCGTGGACGCAGCGGTCCTGGACACCGTCGGGGCGGACAAAACCCACCGGAAACACGCCATTATTGAGCAGGTCAATGCCGATCTGAAGGACAGCGCCCTGGCCCACATGCCCTCGGGTGTTTTCGCGGCGAACTCGGCCTGGCTGGTCGCCGCGGTCATGGCCTACAACCTCACCCGCGCCGCCGGGCTCCTCGCCGCAGGGCATTTCGGGAAGGCCCGGACCGGAACGATCCGCCGCAAACTCATCCACGTCCCGGCCAGGATCGCCACCAGCGCCCGGCGCATCCGTCTTCATCTGCCCGAATCCTGGCCCTGGCAAACACCATGGCAGGCCCTATTCGACCACCTCTACCCGCCACAGCAACCCGCCTGA
- a CDS encoding glycosyltransferase family 4 protein: MRIGLIAPPWIPVPPPAYGGIESVVDVLARGLAAEGHEVLLAAAAGSTCPVPKVPGAPAADPATMGACADELRHSVFAYEAMDGVDLIHDHTLAGPLYRHRPEKTPLITTAHGPLTGGMRGIYHAMTAEASLIAISHHQARSAPDLRVSRVIHHGITTAAVPVGRGEGGYACFLGRMHPDKGLPQAIGAARLARMPLRIAAKMHNRDEHEYFRTVIEPLLGPDVEYLGELNTADKYALLGGAVALLNPIQWPEPFGMVMIESLAAGTPVIATPRGSAPEIIDDGATGFLRGGIRELAAALNEAGTLDRSGCRRAAATRFSAKRMVSEHLRLYEEALTGVPAPADAPAPLDASSLV, encoded by the coding sequence ATGCGCATCGGCCTGATCGCTCCGCCGTGGATCCCGGTGCCCCCGCCGGCGTACGGCGGCATCGAGTCCGTCGTCGATGTGCTGGCCCGGGGGCTGGCCGCAGAAGGACACGAAGTGCTTCTGGCGGCCGCGGCCGGCAGTACCTGTCCGGTTCCAAAGGTTCCCGGTGCTCCTGCCGCGGATCCTGCAACAATGGGCGCGTGCGCTGACGAGCTCCGGCACAGTGTGTTCGCCTATGAGGCGATGGACGGCGTCGACCTGATCCACGATCACACCCTCGCCGGGCCCCTGTACCGGCACCGGCCGGAAAAAACACCCCTCATCACCACCGCGCACGGACCCCTAACCGGAGGGATGCGCGGGATCTACCACGCCATGACTGCCGAAGCCTCGCTCATTGCCATCTCACACCACCAGGCCCGCTCCGCCCCAGATCTCAGGGTCAGCCGGGTCATCCACCACGGCATCACCACCGCCGCGGTTCCGGTGGGACGCGGCGAGGGGGGCTACGCATGCTTTCTGGGCCGGATGCACCCCGACAAGGGCCTGCCCCAGGCCATCGGGGCCGCACGGCTGGCCCGGATGCCGCTGCGGATCGCGGCGAAAATGCACAACAGGGACGAGCACGAGTATTTCCGCACCGTCATCGAGCCGCTGCTCGGGCCGGACGTGGAGTACCTGGGCGAACTGAACACGGCGGACAAGTACGCGCTGCTCGGAGGCGCCGTGGCCCTCCTGAATCCCATTCAGTGGCCCGAGCCCTTCGGCATGGTCATGATCGAGTCCCTGGCCGCCGGCACCCCGGTCATCGCCACACCCCGGGGCTCCGCCCCGGAAATCATCGACGACGGCGCAACCGGATTCCTGCGCGGCGGAATCCGCGAACTCGCGGCAGCCCTCAACGAGGCGGGAACGCTGGACCGCAGCGGATGCCGGCGTGCGGCCGCAACACGCTTCAGCGCCAAACGAATGGTCTCCGAACACCTACGGCTCTACGAGGAAGCCCTAACCGGCGTTCCGGCCCCGGCCGACGCCCCCGCACCGCTGGACGCAAGCTCCCTCGTCTGA
- a CDS encoding FAD-binding oxidoreductase produces MARCTGVADVRAALRLARSQDLLVAVRGGGHSFPGLSVCDDGMLIDLGLMKGIRVDPEARTARVQAGVLLGELDRETQEFGLVVPSGIVTHTGVAGLTLGGGLGWVMRKYGLTIDQLLSVDVITAEGELVRASEDHNADLFWGVRGGGGNFGIVSEFEFRLNPVGPYVMAGPVFWLMEDAQEVLRFYRDWIADCPDELMTVAVQRRAPALPIVPPDLVGKHVVAIAACYAGPVEEGERVLRPLKEFGSPVLDLCRPKLFVEHQKMFDPSFPHGWSYYIRSCDVAALNDDVIDIMIEHGRHITSPITSIGLWQMGGAVGRIDDGATAFNGRRAGFTFNIAGNSKTADGFDAEREWARNLWSALAPYHTSVYVNFLMEEGEERVRQAYGAAKYDRLKALKRKYDPTNFFTLNQNIKPD; encoded by the coding sequence ATAGCCCGCTGCACCGGCGTCGCAGATGTACGTGCTGCCCTCCGGCTCGCCCGTTCCCAAGATCTGCTGGTCGCCGTGCGTGGAGGCGGTCATAGCTTTCCTGGGCTGTCAGTGTGTGACGACGGCATGCTCATCGATCTCGGGCTGATGAAGGGGATCCGCGTGGACCCTGAAGCGCGAACGGCACGTGTTCAGGCCGGCGTACTGCTCGGCGAGCTCGATCGTGAAACGCAGGAGTTCGGACTCGTTGTTCCTTCGGGAATCGTCACCCACACAGGAGTAGCGGGCCTCACGCTGGGCGGCGGCCTCGGGTGGGTCATGCGCAAGTACGGACTCACGATTGATCAGCTTCTGTCCGTGGACGTGATCACCGCCGAAGGCGAGCTGGTCAGGGCCAGCGAGGATCACAACGCCGACCTCTTCTGGGGCGTGCGGGGCGGTGGCGGGAACTTCGGCATCGTCTCTGAGTTCGAGTTTCGTCTTAACCCTGTGGGCCCCTACGTTATGGCAGGTCCGGTCTTCTGGCTGATGGAAGATGCCCAGGAAGTGCTGCGGTTTTATCGTGATTGGATCGCGGATTGCCCCGACGAGCTCATGACGGTCGCCGTGCAGAGAAGGGCGCCGGCGCTACCGATCGTCCCGCCCGACCTGGTCGGAAAGCACGTCGTAGCGATTGCCGCCTGCTACGCGGGACCTGTTGAGGAGGGTGAACGAGTCCTGCGGCCGCTCAAGGAATTCGGCTCGCCTGTGCTCGATCTGTGCCGGCCGAAACTGTTCGTGGAGCATCAGAAGATGTTCGACCCGTCATTCCCCCACGGCTGGTCCTACTACATCCGGTCCTGTGACGTCGCAGCCCTTAATGACGACGTCATCGATATCATGATCGAGCACGGCAGACATATCACCTCGCCGATCACCAGCATCGGCCTGTGGCAAATGGGCGGAGCGGTGGGGCGGATCGACGACGGCGCCACTGCGTTCAATGGCCGCCGGGCCGGGTTCACCTTCAACATCGCCGGCAACAGCAAGACGGCCGACGGCTTCGACGCTGAGCGCGAATGGGCCCGCAACCTCTGGTCCGCCCTCGCGCCCTACCACACCAGCGTCTACGTCAACTTCCTCATGGAAGAGGGCGAGGAGCGGGTCAGGCAGGCCTACGGTGCCGCTAAGTACGACCGACTCAAGGCACTCAAACGCAAGTACGACCCGACGAACTTCTTCACCCTCAACCAGAACATCAAACCCGACTGA
- a CDS encoding TniQ family protein, with translation MRPPERWPLHPAPAETESLSSWLRRIAASYGMYSYELLEHGLGHRELSDTELDLNPPTDLLEELANRTGLDQHRVNAMTMAGWVPWLFDSLIPAPGAYETYVHQLSVLLPPKRRNIYAPRKWLPWLPGAGVRRGCPDCLESSPTLLLFWQLPVMASCPVHGRRLETYEGNPPDYILWATPAHDQRPLPESLSLLDRRTWQAITTGSVDLPRYPVHAGIWFRLLRTLLDELTTAQGRYGRQLDDVRRVWEHCGHPFRAGLYSWQPFETLHWTVQQQLLEAAAAAMELIEAGSLSALGTSAHLLRPGPNPRISDGIRPGRPTATAEAWKKPTLDELWKQATDALEVCIAAAKADPLVAQQLYDFARYGCRSEESVGSLRETFAELHIPLDFLSQTENQ, from the coding sequence ATGAGACCGCCGGAACGCTGGCCCCTGCACCCGGCACCTGCAGAAACGGAATCGTTGTCCTCCTGGCTGCGGCGGATTGCCGCCAGCTACGGCATGTACTCCTACGAGCTGCTCGAACACGGACTCGGCCACCGGGAACTCAGCGATACCGAGCTGGATCTGAACCCGCCGACGGACCTGCTCGAAGAGCTCGCCAACCGCACCGGTCTTGACCAACACCGCGTAAACGCCATGACCATGGCCGGATGGGTGCCATGGCTCTTCGACAGCCTCATCCCTGCCCCCGGCGCTTACGAAACCTATGTGCACCAGCTCTCGGTGCTCCTGCCGCCCAAGCGGCGCAATATCTACGCCCCGCGGAAGTGGCTGCCATGGCTGCCGGGAGCGGGGGTGCGGCGGGGATGCCCGGACTGCCTGGAGTCCAGCCCGACGCTGCTGCTCTTCTGGCAATTGCCGGTCATGGCCAGCTGCCCGGTACACGGGCGCCGGCTCGAAACCTACGAAGGAAACCCTCCTGATTACATTCTGTGGGCAACTCCCGCTCATGACCAGCGGCCCCTGCCGGAGTCATTGTCCCTCCTGGACCGGCGCACCTGGCAGGCGATAACGACCGGTTCCGTTGACCTGCCCCGGTATCCGGTTCACGCCGGCATCTGGTTCCGGCTGCTGCGGACCCTCCTGGACGAACTCACCACAGCCCAGGGACGATATGGCCGGCAACTGGACGACGTGCGTCGTGTCTGGGAACACTGCGGTCACCCGTTCCGGGCCGGCCTGTATTCGTGGCAGCCGTTCGAGACCCTTCACTGGACCGTCCAGCAGCAGCTGCTCGAAGCAGCCGCCGCAGCGATGGAACTGATCGAAGCCGGCTCGCTGAGCGCCCTGGGAACCTCCGCACACCTCCTGCGCCCCGGACCAAACCCCCGGATCAGCGACGGAATCCGGCCCGGCCGACCGACAGCGACCGCAGAAGCTTGGAAGAAGCCGACTCTCGATGAGCTCTGGAAACAGGCAACGGACGCACTGGAAGTCTGCATCGCAGCAGCCAAAGCAGACCCGCTCGTCGCGCAGCAGCTCTACGACTTCGCACGGTACGGATGCCGGAGTGAAGAATCCGTGGGCAGTCTCCGGGAAACCTTCGCCGAGCTTCACATACCCCTCGACTTTTTGTCACAAACAGAGAATCAATGA
- a CDS encoding recombinase family protein, protein MLVGYMRVSKADGSQSTDLQRDALLAAGVGPGQLYEDKASGKTDDRPELAACLKALRDHEDTLVVWKLDRLGRNLRHLVNIVHDLTERGIGLKVLTGQGAAIDTTTASGKLVFGIFAALAEFERELISERTIAGLASARARGRNGGRPYKMTPAKLRLAMASMGKPETKISELCIELGITRQTLYRHVSPTGELRQDGRKLLSR, encoded by the coding sequence ATGCTCGTCGGATACATGCGCGTCTCAAAAGCGGACGGGTCCCAGAGCACCGACCTGCAGCGCGACGCGCTCTTGGCTGCCGGCGTCGGGCCGGGTCAGTTGTATGAGGACAAGGCCTCCGGGAAGACGGATGACCGCCCGGAACTGGCCGCCTGTCTGAAGGCGCTGCGCGACCATGAAGACACACTGGTCGTCTGGAAACTGGACCGGCTCGGCAGGAACCTCCGGCACCTGGTCAACATCGTCCACGACCTGACCGAACGCGGCATCGGACTCAAAGTCCTCACCGGCCAGGGCGCTGCCATTGATACGACGACCGCGTCCGGGAAGTTGGTCTTCGGGATCTTTGCCGCCCTGGCCGAATTCGAGCGCGAACTGATCTCCGAACGAACCATCGCGGGCCTCGCCTCCGCTCGGGCCCGCGGCCGCAACGGCGGACGCCCCTACAAGATGACTCCCGCGAAACTCCGGCTCGCCATGGCCTCCATGGGAAAACCCGAAACCAAAATCAGCGAACTCTGCATCGAGCTCGGCATCACCCGCCAGACCCTGTACCGGCACGTTTCACCCACCGGGGAGCTGCGCCAAGACGGTCGAAAGCTCCTTTCCCGGTAG